One Silurus meridionalis isolate SWU-2019-XX chromosome 10, ASM1480568v1, whole genome shotgun sequence genomic window carries:
- the tjp1b gene encoding tight junction protein ZO-1 isoform X11 — translation MVNYQKYITVMQLALGVTAINRERSLPPRKHMWIFPKHEKDKYGPAVYYPRIHGFIATPDTISLLGDSEDSAHGKPSLRRIKGRIHRSKSLDSIDLLDSNSAAMEETVIWEQHTVTLHRAPGFGFGIAISGGRDNPHFQSGETSIVISDVLKGGPAEGLLQENDRVVMVNSVSMDNVEHAYAVQQLRKSGKNAKITIRRKRKVQVPSGRHGERETMSEHDEDDDSYEDEIYEARSGRSGYGGGGATGRRSARGDRQGTRRERDRERSASRDRSLSPRSERHSVSSNLASRPAKVTLVKSRKNEEYGLRLASHIFVKDISPESLAARDGNIQEGDVVLKINGTVTENLSLIDAKKLIERSKGKLKMVVQRDERATLLNIPDLDDSIPSANASDRDDISDIHSVASDHSNRSHDKKKSSRSRSPDRRSEPSDHSRHSPPQISNGSHRSRDEDRISKPLPLPAKMVEETHKAMEQTGTREEKQLPPLPEPKPVYAQPGQPDVDLPVSPADAPVPSVNHDDSILRPSMKLVKFKKGESVGLRLAGGNDVGIFVAGVLEDSPAAKEGLEEGDQILRVNNVDFANIIREEAVLFLLDLPKGDDVTILAQKKKDVYRRIVESDVGDSFYIRTHFEYEKESPYGLSFNKGEVFRVVDTLYNGKLGSWLAIRIGKNHQEVERGIIPNKNRAEQLSSVQYTLPKTAGGDRADFWRFRGLRSSKRNLRKSREDLSAQPVQTKFPAYERVVLREAGFLRPVVVFGPIADVAREKLSREETDIFELAKSEPRDAGTDQRSSGIIRLHTIKQIIDRDKHAVLDITPNAVDRLNYAQWYPIVVFLNPDSKQGVKNMRTRLCPESRKSARKLYERALKLRKNNHHLFTTTINLNNMNDGWYGALKETIQQQQNQLVWVSEGKADGAPEDDLDIHDDRLSYLSAPGSEYSMYSTDSRHTSDYEDTDTEGGAYTDQELDETLNDEVGLPSEPAITRSSEPVREDPPVIQDVPAYPSYQHAAPQPEPMNRIEAAGFKMPAPQQQAEAAVALPSFPPAVASVPPAVEPAAPLAGTKSKEPTGTAQADSLNPSTPEPESQPDPELAQVPTHDPHQSLVPSPHPKQMYKKDLYSVDEPVRVNHMMKPQQPQSLAPPSSLSYSHQPVYQDKQPYREYDHPPYGYDGGSYAQPKPHNNYNAHLHYDNRVPHYDEQWPQYDQQSSAQPPPPPPPPAGSGYPQGHQPPILSYEPRSPYEDGPTRDYSPPQPRYDEPPVAYDNRPPRHGKAGPVRYEEPPPPPPVMYDARSPYEPEPHGFPINNPRSPDPPKQYYEDPSLRPTYNPGLSNRGYKPGQHEPLNSDPPIPPSKPEVVVSPGEPIHSTTPKPLPPPPREDPEEEDPAMKPQSVLNRVKMFENKRSVSVDRAKEVGDVPGIRPTDFPKPVIAPVPVSKANSLNNLEQEKPVYRAPEPQKPQSRLGDEVVRTNHYDPDEDEEYYRKQLSYFDRRSFDNKSVTQPVVNRFHDLSKPAQPQLGYPYNRTESGEKVSPVDKRYEPVPQVNSTPAPYGGQSGPAVPPTSLPKLSNTDVNSLPDPHTSPKGKPDLSTLRPPTRDDPVQGNYFPQKSPVNGTDIPPKTLSVPAPTSYNRYVPKPYTSTARPFERKFESPKFNHNLLPNDTQTKPIVVNNNPKTHLSPQPPDNDSGVDTFTRTMDNRPKYQHNNVNSIPKAVPVSPNALDDDDDDGHTVVATARGIFNCNGGVLSSIETGVSIIIPQGAIPESVEQEIYFKVCRDNSILPPLDKEKGETLLSPLVMCGPHGLKFLKPVELRLPHCASMTPDGWSFALKSSDSSSGDPKCWQNKSLPGDPNYLVGANCVSVLIDHF, via the exons AGAGAATGACCGAGTTGTGATGGTTAACTCCGTCTCAATGGATAATGTGGAGCATGCGTATGCCGTGCAGCAGCTGCGGAAAAGTGGAAAGAACGCAAAAATA ACCATCAGACGAAAGAGGAAGGTTCAGGTCCCGTCAGGGCGTCACGGAGAGCGAGAAACGATGTCTGAGCACGACGAAGATGACGACAGCTATGAAGACGAGATCTATGAAGCGCGGAGTGGGCGGAGTGGGTATGGTGGGGGCGGTGCCACAGGACGGCGCAGTGCCAGAGGTGATCGACAGGGCACAAGAAGGGAACGGGACAGAGAGCGAAGCGCCTCCAGAGACAGGAGTCTGTCTCCACGCTCGGAGCGCCATTCTGTCTCTTCCAACCTGGCTTCCCGTCCAGCCAAGGTCACGCTCGTCAAGTCTCGCAAGAATGAAG AATATGGTCTTCGCCTGGCCAGCCACATCTTTGTGAAGGACATCTCTCCCGAAAGCCTGGCTGCCAGGGACGGCAACATCCAGGAAGGTGACGTAGTACTGAAG ATAAATGGCACAGTGACTGAGAACCTCTCCCTAATAGACGCTAAGAAGTTGATTGAAAGGTCGAAGGGCAAGTTGAAGATGGTCgtgcagagagatgagagagcCACGCTGCTCAACATCCCTGATCTGGATGACAGCATTCCCTCGGCCAATGCCTCCGATAGAGATG ATATTTCAGATATCCACTCAGTAGCTTCGGATCACTCGAACCGCTCACACGACAAGAAGAAGAGCAGTCGCTCTCGCTCCCCAGACCGGCGCTCTGAGCCCTCAGACCATTCCAGACATTCCCCTCCACAAATCAGCAATGGCAG TCATAGGAGTCGTGATGAGGATCGCATCTCAAAGCCACTCCCCTTGCCTGCTAAAATGGTGGAAGAGACGCATAAAGCAATGGAACAGACTGGGACGAGAGAGGAGAAACAGCTCCCCCCTCTGCCAG AGCCAAAGCCTGTGTATGCTCAGCCTGGCCAGCCTGATGTGGATTTGCCTGTCAGTCCTGCAGATGCCCCTGTGCCCAGTGTAAACCATGATGACAGCATTCTACG GCCTAGTATGAAGCTTGTGAAGTTTAAGAAGGGTGAGAGCGTGGGGCTGAGGCTGGCTGGCGGCAATGACGTGGGCATTTTTGTGGCTGGCGTGCTGGAGGACAGTCCTGCTGCTAAAGAAGGCCTCGAGGAAGGAGACCAGATACTCAGG GTCAATAATGTAGACTTTGCAAATATCATCCGAGAGGAGGCTGTGCTGTTTCTTCTGGATCTGCCCAAAGGGGATGATGTCACCATTCTGgctcagaaaaagaaagatg TGTACCGACGAATAGTGGAGTCGGATGTGGGTGACTCGTTTTATATCCGGACTCATTTTGAATACGAAAAAGAGTCTCCATATGGCCTGAGCTTTAATAAGGGTGAGGTATTCCGAGTAGTAGACACCCTTTACAACGGCAAACTGGGTTCCTGGCTTGCAATTCGCATTGGCAAGAACCACCAAGAGGTGGAGCGGGGCATCATCCCCAACAAGAACAG AGCAGAGCAGCTCTCCAGTGTGCAGTACACGCTTCCCAAGACAGCAGGAGGGGACAGGGCAGACTTCTGGAGGTTCCGTGGCCTAAGAAGCTCCAAGAGGAACCTGAGGAAAAGTAGAGAGGACCTCTCTGCTCAGCCTGTACAGACAAAATTCCCTGCCTATGAGAGAGTAGTACTGAGAGAAG CTGGTTTCCTGAGACCTGTAGTAGTGTTTGGTCCCATTGCTGATGTTGCCAGAGAGAAACTTTCAAGGGAGGAAACGGACATCTTTGAACTTGCCA AGAGTGAGCCCAGAGATGCAGGCACAGACCAGCGCAGTTCTGgaatcattcgtctccataccatTAAACAGATTATTGATAGA GATAAGCATGCAGTGTTGGACATCACCCCTAATGCTGTGGACCGTCTGAACTATGCCCAGTGGTACCCCATCGTGGTATTTCTGAACCCAGACAGCAAACAGGGTGTGAAGAATATGAGGACCAGGCTGTGTCCTGAGTCCAGAAAGAGTGCAAGGAAACTGTATGAGCGTGCCCTCAAACTGAGGAAGAACAACCACCATCTTTTCACCA CCACCATTAACTTGAACAACATGAATGATGGGTGGTATGGGGCTCTGAAAGAGACCATTCAGCAGCAACAGAACCAGCTGGTCTGGGTTTCTGAGGGCAAG GCTGACGGAGCTCCAGAGGATGACCTAGACATTCATGACGACCGCTTGTCCTACCTCTCAGCGCCAGGCAGCGAGTACAGCATGTACAGCACTGACAGCCGCCACACATCTGATTACGAGGACACAGACACTGAAGGAGGTGCCTATACAGACCAGGAGCTGGATGAGACTCTGAACGACGAGGTGGGCTTACCCAGTGAGCCTGCAATCACACGTTCTTCTGAGCCTGTGCGAGAGGATCCACCTGTCATTCAGGACGTGCCGGCATACCCAAGTTACCAGCATGCAGCTCCTCAACCTGAGCCCATGAACCGCATTGAAGCTGCTGGATTTAAGATGCCTGCTCCACAACAG CAGGCTGAGGCTGCTGTGGCCCTGCCCTCCTTCCCCCCTGCAGTGGCATCAGTGCCCCCTGCTGTTGAGCCCGCCGCACCACTAGCGGGTACGAAATCCAAGGAGCCAACTGGCACCGCTCAGGCCGACTCACTTAACCCTTCCACCCCAGAACCCGAGTCCCAGCCCGATCCTGAGCTCGCTCAGGTCCCAACACACGACCCCCACCAGTCGCTCGTGCCCAGCCCACATCCAAAG CAGATGTATAAGAAGgatctgtacagtgtggatGAGCCTGTACGAGTAAATCACATGATGAAGCCCCAGCAGCCACAATCTTTAGCTCCCCCATCCTCTCTGTCCTACAGCCACCAGCCTGTGTACCAGGACAAACAGCCATACCGCGAGTACGACCACCCGCCTTACGGCTATGACGGTGGCAGCTACGCACAACCAAAGCCTCACAACAACTACAACGCGCACCTGCACTATGACAACCGTGTGCCTCATTATGATGAACAGTGGCCCCAGTATGACCAGCAGTCCTCGGCccagcctcctcctcctcctcctcctccagccgGGTCAGGCTATCCTCAGGGCCACCAGCCTCCTATTCTGAGCTACGAACCCCGCTCCCCTTACGAGGATGGGCCCACGCGGGACTATAGCCCTCCTCAACCTCGTTATGATGAGCCCCCTGTTGCTTATGATAACCGACCACCACGGCATGGAAAAGCAGGTCCTGTTCGCTATGAGGAacctcctcctccacccccAGTTATGTATGATGCCCGCTCTCCTTATGAACCAGAGCCCCATGGCTTCCCCATCAATAACCCCCGCTCCCCTGATCCTCCCAAGCAGTATTATGAAGACCCTTCTTTGAGACCCACATATAACCCAGGGCTATCAAACCGTGGCTACAAACCAGGGCAGCATGAACCTTTGAATTCTGATCCTCCTATTCCTCCTTCTAAACCTGAAGTTGTCGTGTCTCCAGGGGAGCCAATACATTCTACAACTCCCAAACCATTGCCTCCTCCACCCAGAGAAGATCCAGAGGAGGAGGATCCTGCCATGAAACCCCAGTCTGTTCTCAACAGGGTCAAGATGTTCGAGAACAAGCGTTCTGTGAGTGTAGACAGAGCCAAGGAGGTTGGAGATGTGCCAGGGATTAGG CCTACAGATTTCCCTAAACCTGTCATTGCCCCTGTCCCAGTGTCTAAGGCCAACTCTCTCAACAACCTAGAACAGGAGAAACCTGTATACAG GGCCCCAGAGCCACAGAAACCCCAATCACGATTAGGAGATGAGGTGGTCCGTACTAACCACTATGACCCCGATGAGGATGAGGAGTACTACAGGAAACAGCTGTCCTACTTTGACCGTCGCAGCTTTGACAACAAATCCGTGACTCAGCCAGTAGTTAATCGCTTTCATGATTTGTCTAAACCTGCACAGCCTCAGCTTGGATACCCTTATAACAG GACAGAATCGGGGGAGAAAGTGAGTCCTGTGGATAAGAGATATGAGCCAGTCCCCCAGGTTAACTCTACACCTGCTCCTTATGGTGGTCAGTCAGGCCCTGCTGTCCCACCTACATCTCTGCCCAAACTCAGCAACACAGATG TGAACTCTCTCCCAGATCCTCACACATCCCCCAAAGGCAAACCTGATTTGTCTACTCTCCGCCCTCCTACCCGGGATGACCCAGTCCAAGGCAACTACTTTCCGCAAAAGTCTCCAGTCAATGGCACGGACATCCCACCCAAGACTTTGAGTGTCCCTGCTCCCACCAGTTACAACCGCTACGTTCCAAAGCCTTACACAAGCACTGCGAGGCCCTTTGAGCGCAAGTTTGAGAGCCCTAAATTCAACCACAACCTTTTGCCTAATGACACCCAGACGAAGCCAATTGTGGTAAACAACAATCCCAAAACTCACCTCTCACCTCAGCCGCCCGACAACGACAGCGGAGTGGACACATTCACTCGCACTATGGACAACAGGCCCAAATATCAGCACAACAATGTCAACTCTATCCCCAAAGCTGTCCCTGTCAG CCCCAATGCACTGgacgatgatgacgatgatggacaCACTGTCGTCGCCACAGCACGGGGCATCTTTAATTGCAACGGTGGAGTATTGAGCTCAATCGAGACAGGTGTGAGTATTATCATCCCCCAGGGAGCCATTCCGGAAAGCGTGGAGCAGGAGATCTACTTTAAAGTATGCAGAGACAACAGCATCTTGCCTCCACTAGATAAGGAGAAAG GTGAAACTCTGCTCAGCCCCCTGGTTATGTGTGGGCCTCATGGTCTGAAGTTCCTGAAGCCGGTGGAGCTGCGCCTGCCACACTGTGCGTCTATGACCCCTGATGGTTGGTCTTTTGCTCTAAAATCCTCCGACTCCTCGTCGG GTGACCCCAAATGCTGGCAGAATAAATCTCTCCCAGGGGACCCCAATTACCTGGTGGGCGCGAACTGTGTGTCTGTACTTATTGACCACTTCTGA
- the tjp1b gene encoding tight junction protein ZO-1 isoform X8, with protein sequence MVNYQKYITVMQLALGVTAINRERSLPPRKHMWIFPKHEKDKYGPAVYYPRIHGFIATPDTISLLGDSEDSAHGKPSLRRIKGRIHRSKSLDSIDLLDSNSAAMEETVIWEQHTVTLHRAPGFGFGIAISGGRDNPHFQSGETSIVISDVLKGGPAEGLLQENDRVVMVNSVSMDNVEHAYAVQQLRKSGKNAKITIRRKRKVQVPSGRHGERETMSEHDEDDDSYEDEIYEARSGRSGYGGGGATGRRSARGDRQGTRRERDRERSASRDRSLSPRSERHSVSSNLASRPAKVTLVKSRKNEAEYGLRLASHIFVKDISPESLAARDGNIQEGDVVLKINGTVTENLSLIDAKKLIERSKGKLKMVVQRDERATLLNIPDLDDSIPSANASDRDDISDIHSVASDHSNRSHDKKKSSRSRSPDRRSEPSDHSRHSPPQISNGSHRSRDEDRISKPLPLPAKMVEETHKAMEQTGTREEKQLPPLPEPKPVYAQPGQPDVDLPVSPADAPVPSVNHDDSILRPSMKLVKFKKGESVGLRLAGGNDVGIFVAGVLEDSPAAKEGLEEGDQILRVNNVDFANIIREEAVLFLLDLPKGDDVTILAQKKKDVYRRIVESDVGDSFYIRTHFEYEKESPYGLSFNKGEVFRVVDTLYNGKLGSWLAIRIGKNHQEVERGIIPNKNRAEQLSSVQYTLPKTAGGDRADFWRFRGLRSSKRNLRKSREDLSAQPVQTKFPAYERVVLREAGFLRPVVVFGPIADVAREKLSREETDIFELAKSEPRDAGTDQRSSGIIRLHTIKQIIDRDKHAVLDITPNAVDRLNYAQWYPIVVFLNPDSKQGVKNMRTRLCPESRKSARKLYERALKLRKNNHHLFTTTINLNNMNDGWYGALKETIQQQQNQLVWVSEGKADGAPEDDLDIHDDRLSYLSAPGSEYSMYSTDSRHTSDYEDTDTEGGAYTDQELDETLNDEVGLPSEPAITRSSEPVREDPPVIQDVPAYPSYQHAAPQPEPMNRIEAAGFKMPAPQQQAEAAVALPSFPPAVASVPPAVEPAAPLAGTKSKEPTGTAQADSLNPSTPEPESQPDPELAQVPTHDPHQSLVPSPHPKQMYKKDLYSVDEPVRVNHMMKPQQPQSLAPPSSLSYSHQPVYQDKQPYREYDHPPYGYDGGSYAQPKPHNNYNAHLHYDNRVPHYDEQWPQYDQQSSAQPPPPPPPPAGSGYPQGHQPPILSYEPRSPYEDGPTRDYSPPQPRYDEPPVAYDNRPPRHGKAGPVRYEEPPPPPPVMYDARSPYEPEPHGFPINNPRSPDPPKQYYEDPSLRPTYNPGLSNRGYKPGQHEPLNSDPPIPPSKPEVVVSPGEPIHSTTPKPLPPPPREDPEEEDPAMKPQSVLNRVKMFENKRSVSVDRAKEVGDVPGIRPTDFPKPVIAPVPVSKANSLNNLEQEKPVYRAPEPQKPQSRLGDEVVRTNHYDPDEDEEYYRKQLSYFDRRSFDNKSVTQPVVNRFHDLSKPAQPQLGYPYNRTESGEKVSPVDKRYEPVPQVNSTPAPYGGQSGPAVPPTSLPKLSNTDVNSLPDPHTSPKGKPDLSTLRPPTRDDPVQGNYFPQKSPVNGTDIPPKTLSVPAPTSYNRYVPKPYTSTARPFERKFESPKFNHNLLPNDTQTKPIVVNNNPKTHLSPQPPDNDSGVDTFTRTMDNRPKYQHNNVNSIPKAVPVSPNALDDDDDDGHTVVATARGIFNCNGGVLSSIETGVSIIIPQGAIPESVEQEIYFKVCRDNSILPPLDKEKGETLLSPLVMCGPHGLKFLKPVELRLPHCASMTPDGWSFALKSSDSSSGDPKCWQNKSLPGDPNYLVGANCVSVLIDHF encoded by the exons AGAGAATGACCGAGTTGTGATGGTTAACTCCGTCTCAATGGATAATGTGGAGCATGCGTATGCCGTGCAGCAGCTGCGGAAAAGTGGAAAGAACGCAAAAATA ACCATCAGACGAAAGAGGAAGGTTCAGGTCCCGTCAGGGCGTCACGGAGAGCGAGAAACGATGTCTGAGCACGACGAAGATGACGACAGCTATGAAGACGAGATCTATGAAGCGCGGAGTGGGCGGAGTGGGTATGGTGGGGGCGGTGCCACAGGACGGCGCAGTGCCAGAGGTGATCGACAGGGCACAAGAAGGGAACGGGACAGAGAGCGAAGCGCCTCCAGAGACAGGAGTCTGTCTCCACGCTCGGAGCGCCATTCTGTCTCTTCCAACCTGGCTTCCCGTCCAGCCAAGGTCACGCTCGTCAAGTCTCGCAAGAATGAAG CAGAATATGGTCTTCGCCTGGCCAGCCACATCTTTGTGAAGGACATCTCTCCCGAAAGCCTGGCTGCCAGGGACGGCAACATCCAGGAAGGTGACGTAGTACTGAAG ATAAATGGCACAGTGACTGAGAACCTCTCCCTAATAGACGCTAAGAAGTTGATTGAAAGGTCGAAGGGCAAGTTGAAGATGGTCgtgcagagagatgagagagcCACGCTGCTCAACATCCCTGATCTGGATGACAGCATTCCCTCGGCCAATGCCTCCGATAGAGATG ATATTTCAGATATCCACTCAGTAGCTTCGGATCACTCGAACCGCTCACACGACAAGAAGAAGAGCAGTCGCTCTCGCTCCCCAGACCGGCGCTCTGAGCCCTCAGACCATTCCAGACATTCCCCTCCACAAATCAGCAATGGCAG TCATAGGAGTCGTGATGAGGATCGCATCTCAAAGCCACTCCCCTTGCCTGCTAAAATGGTGGAAGAGACGCATAAAGCAATGGAACAGACTGGGACGAGAGAGGAGAAACAGCTCCCCCCTCTGCCAG AGCCAAAGCCTGTGTATGCTCAGCCTGGCCAGCCTGATGTGGATTTGCCTGTCAGTCCTGCAGATGCCCCTGTGCCCAGTGTAAACCATGATGACAGCATTCTACG GCCTAGTATGAAGCTTGTGAAGTTTAAGAAGGGTGAGAGCGTGGGGCTGAGGCTGGCTGGCGGCAATGACGTGGGCATTTTTGTGGCTGGCGTGCTGGAGGACAGTCCTGCTGCTAAAGAAGGCCTCGAGGAAGGAGACCAGATACTCAGG GTCAATAATGTAGACTTTGCAAATATCATCCGAGAGGAGGCTGTGCTGTTTCTTCTGGATCTGCCCAAAGGGGATGATGTCACCATTCTGgctcagaaaaagaaagatg TGTACCGACGAATAGTGGAGTCGGATGTGGGTGACTCGTTTTATATCCGGACTCATTTTGAATACGAAAAAGAGTCTCCATATGGCCTGAGCTTTAATAAGGGTGAGGTATTCCGAGTAGTAGACACCCTTTACAACGGCAAACTGGGTTCCTGGCTTGCAATTCGCATTGGCAAGAACCACCAAGAGGTGGAGCGGGGCATCATCCCCAACAAGAACAG AGCAGAGCAGCTCTCCAGTGTGCAGTACACGCTTCCCAAGACAGCAGGAGGGGACAGGGCAGACTTCTGGAGGTTCCGTGGCCTAAGAAGCTCCAAGAGGAACCTGAGGAAAAGTAGAGAGGACCTCTCTGCTCAGCCTGTACAGACAAAATTCCCTGCCTATGAGAGAGTAGTACTGAGAGAAG CTGGTTTCCTGAGACCTGTAGTAGTGTTTGGTCCCATTGCTGATGTTGCCAGAGAGAAACTTTCAAGGGAGGAAACGGACATCTTTGAACTTGCCA AGAGTGAGCCCAGAGATGCAGGCACAGACCAGCGCAGTTCTGgaatcattcgtctccataccatTAAACAGATTATTGATAGA GATAAGCATGCAGTGTTGGACATCACCCCTAATGCTGTGGACCGTCTGAACTATGCCCAGTGGTACCCCATCGTGGTATTTCTGAACCCAGACAGCAAACAGGGTGTGAAGAATATGAGGACCAGGCTGTGTCCTGAGTCCAGAAAGAGTGCAAGGAAACTGTATGAGCGTGCCCTCAAACTGAGGAAGAACAACCACCATCTTTTCACCA CCACCATTAACTTGAACAACATGAATGATGGGTGGTATGGGGCTCTGAAAGAGACCATTCAGCAGCAACAGAACCAGCTGGTCTGGGTTTCTGAGGGCAAG GCTGACGGAGCTCCAGAGGATGACCTAGACATTCATGACGACCGCTTGTCCTACCTCTCAGCGCCAGGCAGCGAGTACAGCATGTACAGCACTGACAGCCGCCACACATCTGATTACGAGGACACAGACACTGAAGGAGGTGCCTATACAGACCAGGAGCTGGATGAGACTCTGAACGACGAGGTGGGCTTACCCAGTGAGCCTGCAATCACACGTTCTTCTGAGCCTGTGCGAGAGGATCCACCTGTCATTCAGGACGTGCCGGCATACCCAAGTTACCAGCATGCAGCTCCTCAACCTGAGCCCATGAACCGCATTGAAGCTGCTGGATTTAAGATGCCTGCTCCACAACAG CAGGCTGAGGCTGCTGTGGCCCTGCCCTCCTTCCCCCCTGCAGTGGCATCAGTGCCCCCTGCTGTTGAGCCCGCCGCACCACTAGCGGGTACGAAATCCAAGGAGCCAACTGGCACCGCTCAGGCCGACTCACTTAACCCTTCCACCCCAGAACCCGAGTCCCAGCCCGATCCTGAGCTCGCTCAGGTCCCAACACACGACCCCCACCAGTCGCTCGTGCCCAGCCCACATCCAAAG CAGATGTATAAGAAGgatctgtacagtgtggatGAGCCTGTACGAGTAAATCACATGATGAAGCCCCAGCAGCCACAATCTTTAGCTCCCCCATCCTCTCTGTCCTACAGCCACCAGCCTGTGTACCAGGACAAACAGCCATACCGCGAGTACGACCACCCGCCTTACGGCTATGACGGTGGCAGCTACGCACAACCAAAGCCTCACAACAACTACAACGCGCACCTGCACTATGACAACCGTGTGCCTCATTATGATGAACAGTGGCCCCAGTATGACCAGCAGTCCTCGGCccagcctcctcctcctcctcctcctccagccgGGTCAGGCTATCCTCAGGGCCACCAGCCTCCTATTCTGAGCTACGAACCCCGCTCCCCTTACGAGGATGGGCCCACGCGGGACTATAGCCCTCCTCAACCTCGTTATGATGAGCCCCCTGTTGCTTATGATAACCGACCACCACGGCATGGAAAAGCAGGTCCTGTTCGCTATGAGGAacctcctcctccacccccAGTTATGTATGATGCCCGCTCTCCTTATGAACCAGAGCCCCATGGCTTCCCCATCAATAACCCCCGCTCCCCTGATCCTCCCAAGCAGTATTATGAAGACCCTTCTTTGAGACCCACATATAACCCAGGGCTATCAAACCGTGGCTACAAACCAGGGCAGCATGAACCTTTGAATTCTGATCCTCCTATTCCTCCTTCTAAACCTGAAGTTGTCGTGTCTCCAGGGGAGCCAATACATTCTACAACTCCCAAACCATTGCCTCCTCCACCCAGAGAAGATCCAGAGGAGGAGGATCCTGCCATGAAACCCCAGTCTGTTCTCAACAGGGTCAAGATGTTCGAGAACAAGCGTTCTGTGAGTGTAGACAGAGCCAAGGAGGTTGGAGATGTGCCAGGGATTAGG CCTACAGATTTCCCTAAACCTGTCATTGCCCCTGTCCCAGTGTCTAAGGCCAACTCTCTCAACAACCTAGAACAGGAGAAACCTGTATACAG GGCCCCAGAGCCACAGAAACCCCAATCACGATTAGGAGATGAGGTGGTCCGTACTAACCACTATGACCCCGATGAGGATGAGGAGTACTACAGGAAACAGCTGTCCTACTTTGACCGTCGCAGCTTTGACAACAAATCCGTGACTCAGCCAGTAGTTAATCGCTTTCATGATTTGTCTAAACCTGCACAGCCTCAGCTTGGATACCCTTATAACAG GACAGAATCGGGGGAGAAAGTGAGTCCTGTGGATAAGAGATATGAGCCAGTCCCCCAGGTTAACTCTACACCTGCTCCTTATGGTGGTCAGTCAGGCCCTGCTGTCCCACCTACATCTCTGCCCAAACTCAGCAACACAGATG TGAACTCTCTCCCAGATCCTCACACATCCCCCAAAGGCAAACCTGATTTGTCTACTCTCCGCCCTCCTACCCGGGATGACCCAGTCCAAGGCAACTACTTTCCGCAAAAGTCTCCAGTCAATGGCACGGACATCCCACCCAAGACTTTGAGTGTCCCTGCTCCCACCAGTTACAACCGCTACGTTCCAAAGCCTTACACAAGCACTGCGAGGCCCTTTGAGCGCAAGTTTGAGAGCCCTAAATTCAACCACAACCTTTTGCCTAATGACACCCAGACGAAGCCAATTGTGGTAAACAACAATCCCAAAACTCACCTCTCACCTCAGCCGCCCGACAACGACAGCGGAGTGGACACATTCACTCGCACTATGGACAACAGGCCCAAATATCAGCACAACAATGTCAACTCTATCCCCAAAGCTGTCCCTGTCAG CCCCAATGCACTGgacgatgatgacgatgatggacaCACTGTCGTCGCCACAGCACGGGGCATCTTTAATTGCAACGGTGGAGTATTGAGCTCAATCGAGACAGGTGTGAGTATTATCATCCCCCAGGGAGCCATTCCGGAAAGCGTGGAGCAGGAGATCTACTTTAAAGTATGCAGAGACAACAGCATCTTGCCTCCACTAGATAAGGAGAAAG GTGAAACTCTGCTCAGCCCCCTGGTTATGTGTGGGCCTCATGGTCTGAAGTTCCTGAAGCCGGTGGAGCTGCGCCTGCCACACTGTGCGTCTATGACCCCTGATGGTTGGTCTTTTGCTCTAAAATCCTCCGACTCCTCGTCGG GTGACCCCAAATGCTGGCAGAATAAATCTCTCCCAGGGGACCCCAATTACCTGGTGGGCGCGAACTGTGTGTCTGTACTTATTGACCACTTCTGA